GGCTGATCGCGCAGATACGCAGAAGTGCTCCGACGGCATACCCTTGTCACATTGGTCGAAGCATCAGGGGCATATAGTGCCACGCACGACTGCCGTCACGCATCGACAATCATAGGCGGACCCACGCATTGATGCGACCTTGCATGATCTTGTGTGCAATCATACTGCAAACGGACATACTTGCTCTCGTGCGCTAGAGCAATGTGGGCTATCCAGATCTTCGGCAGCTTGGCATCAGGAACATTCGCTTGATGGCGGCCATGTTCCATCACCACATTGGCGCACACAATCCTCCTCCTTGGCGGACAAGATGCCAACTCTGATGCTGAACGTGCCCGAAAAGCAATACGACACTTTTTGTGGAAGAGACGGTGCTCTAGAACTGCTCAGCCAGGCACTGCCCGACACCTCGCTGATGTGGCTGCACGGTATTACGGGATTGGGAAAGAGCTCACTTGCTTTGGAATATGTTAATCGGTACAAGAACCGATACGAAGCCATCTATTGGGTGGACGCTGGTGATACTGGCAAAGTGCAACAAGCTTTCAGCCGACTCTCCGCCTTGCGTGACCTTCTGCCTGACGCGACAGACAACAATGACCGTCCCTGTCTGCATTCAGGGCCAAAGTGGCCGTCAACGCCATGGCCTCAGGACTCTTTCGAGAAGCGTTCTGTAAAGTGGCTCATAGTACTCGACGGCGTGGACGACTTTGACTGGGACACTATCGACAGATTTCGGCCGCCCCGATCCGATGCCTCAGTACTGGTCACGAGCAGGAAATGCAATAGGATGCGCCGCACAGTCCGAGCCAAAGCAGAGCCACCCTCTGCTGGAGCGATGACTGTCGAGCTCCTACCGTTTACTGAGGTCGAGGCCAGCACAGCACTGAAGCGAATGGCAGGTATACCGTCAGATAACGAGGACAAGATGGTCAGCCGATTGACAGCGCTCCTAGGATATCTGCCGTTGGCTATCAGCATAGCGGCTACCTTGATCCGCGTACAATGTATGACCCTGGCCGATCTTTTGGCAAGCTACGACTACGACTACATCAACGCCAGATTCTCTGTGATAGTGACTCAGCAGAACCTGCTTCGACGAAAACTTGTAGCCAAGAATAATAGGCGGCTCGTAAACCACCATCAGCGATCTGATGGAGTCGATCGAGACTGCCAGGGACTGGCCATCACATGGAACCAGCCGAAGTGGAGCGATCAGCGAGTAGCATCCCTTCAGCGCTTTCGGAAACGAATTGGCTTTCACGTAGGCTGAAACAGAATGCGTAGGTCCGCTGTAACATCGCTGGAGTTCGAGAGAAGATGTGCTGACATGACACATAGGGAGGGTAGTGCAAGAGCTGTGGAAAATGTTCGTTGCCGCCGAATGCGTTGCCTACCGTCGTCCAAAACATCGTTCGCGTAAACTGTCGGGCGTGCTGAAGCGATGTATAGATTGTAGCGACCTACGCAAAGCGATCGCGGGAAGCCTCGTCTCCACAATTGAGAGAATCCGCTGCAAATGTTAGTTGTTGCAATGATCCGACCAGCAATGAACTTTGTCAATAGAACTTGGGGCTCGCGCGAGGGCTTCGAATATGTTGTGACTAGGGTTATCTCATTTCTCGTTCAATCATAACATCTTCTAGGTCATTCAAGTCATAGGGTATCAATCTCAGCTAGTCGTCTCTCTCGTCTTTCTGTCGCTCATTCGAAGCAGCCCTACTGTTTACGGCATCACCGTTCCCGGCGGTGGTGGAGGCGGATCAGCTGCATCCCAACCCTCATAGTAAGGACAATCCTCCACCTTGAAGACCCCGTCGGCATCCGCAATCAGAAACTGGTTCCTTCCAATCACCTCCCAATCCTCCTCCTTGTACGTGCTCGGCTCGCTGGCGATGATCAAGTGCTTACCATGTTGCTCTTCAGGGATGCCGGCCCAGCGATTCGGAGTCTCGATTCCACTGGCATGATCCGGGTACTTTCTGTTGAGCGTCATGCCGGCCTTGGTACTGTAGTAGAGGGACGGAGATTGAGAGGTCTTGTGGTTGCGGAAGCGATAGGCAATCAGCTTCGAGCCGTCCGTGGCACAGAGGTTGAGAGAGTTGGGTTTCTTCTTGGAGCCGAAGTTCTTTTGTTGGATCGCCATGATTGTGGCGACGGCGCGGTGCATTGCTGCGGCCATTTCGGCGATGGGGTACTCGTTCTCGAAGGTTGATGCGGTGCCAAATTTGGTCAGATAAGACATGTAGAGGGCGGCGATGTGTCTGGGCATATGTTAGGAGAGAACTGTGGGTGGCATATGGCTTGACATACTCAGAGTCCGTGCCACCGGAAACTCTGTTGTAAGTAGCTGGCGAAAGCTCATTGACAACGTCCCTCTTGATGGCCTGGAAATCACTGGCAGAGCCGTTGTGCATGAACGCGTGTCGTCCAAATACGAAAGGATGGTTATTGATATTGGCTATCGCAGTCCCAGACGAAGCACGGATATGGGCGAACAAGACTTTGGTTTCCGAATTGGCACATATCGACAAGAAGTTGCTGTCATTCCGTGGAGGCTGAATAGTCTTGTAGAGAGCTGGACGTAGACCCTGCACCTTCAGTTTAGCAGGGACGACTTGCCAGGATTCTGCATCGAGGGAGGATGGTACTTCTTTCTGCAAGCCATCGGATGATTGGCCTGTCTTGCCAAGCTCGAAGTCGGCGTTGGAGGAAGTGTACCAGGCAATGCCGAGGCCATCGAAGCTGGTCCGAGTCAGTAGGGAGAGCAGTCGATGATGCAGTCTGGATGATCTCACTTCATGACGATGTTGCGTGCTTTGACATCGTTCTCTGAGTCGCCATCGTGCTCATGGGGCAAGAGCTTTGGGAGATAGTGGTCCGAGACTTGCTTGACGAGGGAGTGCTTTGGCGAGACGAGGACATCCTCCAGGAGACACGGCTCTGTTGCTGATATGTAGGCAAACCAACTGTGGTGCAGTCAGCAATGATCAGTGGCACCAGTGGTCTGATGTTCCCACCAGGGCGGACCGTGGCACGAGGTGGATAAGCTTAAATGTTGTGACATGGATATGCCGAGAGCCAATTGGCGGAAGTGATGAGATATACATACCGACACATGTTGTGTTGTTACTGTCAGGTAGTCGATGTGGTAATGCTGATATCGTCGTAGTTGTGTCTGTTTGATCGGAAATGAAGATGTGAAAGAAGATAAGAGGGAGTGTTGTTGTTATCACGAGGACTGCCACTGCCGGATTACGGCATGCCGAAGATCGGCCTCGACATGGCAGGTGCAGGGGTTTCCATGCTGGTCTAGCGCGACAGAGCTCTGGCCCAAGCTCCGCGCGACCTAGATGAATGTCACCTGGCGCGTGTTGCTGCTACATGTACCAATGGTTCTTGAAGCATTGCTCCATCATGTCGACCGTCACACCCGCGCATCAGCTATCGTCAGTACCTGCGAAAGACATCCTCCCATTTCAGAGCCGCCAGCAACCCGCCGTCCGGTTATACCCACTCAGCAACTACACATTCGGCACCAAGGAAACACAACCAGAAGAGGATGCTTCAGTAAAAGACCGACTAAAGCGACTGGAAGAATACTACGAGAAACATGGCATGCGAAGATCCTGCGAAGCCATTCTCGTCTGCCATGAACACAACCATCCGCATGTCCTGATGCTGCAAATCGCCAATGCCTTCTTCAAGCTGTAAGCACATTGAGTCTCAAGCACAAAATAGTACGCTACGAAAGGCCGAACTAACAACACAGCCCTGGCGACTACATCCCTCACGACGTCGACGAGATTGAAGGCTTCAAGACCCGCCTGAACGACCGCCTTGCGCCTACCGGCTCTCTCGCCGAGAAAGACGACCACGACTGGAACGTGTTCGACACACTCGCTCAGTGGTACCGCCCGAACTTCGAAACATTCATGTATCCATTCCTACCACCGCACGTAACGCGCCCGAAAGAGTGCAAGAAGCTGTACTTCATTCAGCTGCCGACAGAGAAGGTGTTGTCAGTACCCAAGAACATGAAGCTGCTTGCGGTGCCGCTGTTCGAGCTGTATGACAACAGTCAGAGGTACGGGCCGCAGCTTTCTGCGATACCGCATTACTTGAGCAGATATCGATGGGAATTCGTGGATGAGGATGGAAAGATCGTGAGTTGGACACCTGGAGGTGAGGTGGACGAGAGGGTGAAGACGAAGATCCTCGCAGGAGGAGAGAACGGACATGCAGAGAGTGGTGCAGACCCTGATGTCAAGATGGAGACCAAGGGTGAAGAACCTGCGGCGGCTTAGGAATGCCTCGCGCAAACTCGCAATAGCTACACGACAAGGAGCTGCTTGTGGCTCGTGAAGCCACAGTCGCTGATGAAGCGCTTGGTTGGAAACAGAAAGTTGTTATTGGAGCGTTCAGCACGGCATCAAACAATGCCATTGTCTTCGCATATACCCGACCTTCCATCTGCCTCTTGTCCCGACTATTGAAGTACTTCTGCCAACAGCATGTTCAACCACTCAGACACTCCCCCCTCCCCCTCAACCAACGATCAAGACTGGACAAACATAAAACGCCGCCTCGATATTGCCCTAGACGGCATCCCGCCCACAATCCAGCCTACCCTCATCCACCCCACCCCGATCCACGCCGCCGTCAAATACTGCTTCCGTGCCTACGACCGCGCCTGCCAACGACAGCGATGTCCTATGTTCAAAGCTCACGAACTCTCCATAAACCTGAATCTCGTCTTCAGAGAGATGGGCGACGGGCCGCCTTTTGAGTACAAGAACGCCGACGAGGTGGATCGGTTGACGAGTGATTTGGCGGGGCTGGAGCTTTGCAGGGTGATTGCGAAGGTGGTGTATACGGATAGAGTTACTGAGCGGATTTGGGAGAGGATAAGAGAGGCGCAGGAGGAGAGGTATGAGAGTGGGTTCGATGGGTGTGTGTGAAGTGTCAAAAGTCGCTTTGGGGGTATCGTTCTATGTCTATGCTTTATGCTGCATTCAATTCATGATATGCTTCGTTACGTCCGCGTTGGTGTGTTGACTGCTGATGACGCTGTCGATACTGGCTCGCTCCCAGTACCATGACTGCACTTCCTGTCCACCCAGATCTGCATGTTGATACCGTATAATGCAACGGTGATGCACAGCCCGCCAGCAACTAACACCAAGATCGTGCTAATGGTGCTCTGCCACCCAACACCGATGGCATCAATCATGGGCACGCACGTCGCAGTCGCCAGCGCCGAGAAGGTGTACTGCACCACGTACTTGCTCGCGATAGCATCTGACCGACGCTTGGGCATGACTTCCGCACAGTAGGTGTTCAGACCAGCGAGTGCCGCAAGCAGCCCTGCTGCTGAGAAGAAGGCGGTCACGATCGGTATCGCCAAGCCGCCTACCTGTTCTTCGATACACCAGCCAAAGATCAAAGAAGCTGCCGGGATTACGAAGAAGAAAGATGCGAAGCCACTTCGTAGTCGATCTTGTGGTAGACGGATGCCGTCTCGGCGTTTGATCCACTGTCGGACTGTGTGGTCTGAGAATCTGCCACCGATTATGGTGCCGAACAGGAAACCTGCTGTTGGTGAGAGGTAGAAGAGGCCTGATATCAGAGGTGTGTTCAGGTTGAATTGTGATACGAGGATGTGCCGTGGACTGGATAGAAGTGCGTACTGCGACCAAGCCAGGAGACCGCATGCTATGTCTGTGAGCAGTACATTGGGGTACTTCATCAGCCCGAGCACCTTCATCGGGTTCAAAGCATGGACGACATGTGACATGAGCGTGGTCTCATCGTCTTTTGGTATTAGCGCTGGGCTACAGCCTTTCCTCAAAAAGAGGAAGGAGAAGAGGAGACCGATGGCGATCATGCCGACCTGAACCCAGAGAATAACTCGCCAGCTCTGATATGTTACGACGACTCCAGCGACGAGTGGTCCAAGTGGCGATCCTAGTACTGTGCCACAGAGAAAGAATCCGGTTGCGGTGCCTCGAGACGTTGGTGGGAAGTACTCAGCAAGGATGGTCTGGCCTGTGACGTGGAAGAACGTCCCCTGAAAGCCAGATAGCACTCTGAAGGCGATGAATGTGCTCAAATTCGGCGATAGAGCCCCCGCCATGGTGAAGAAGAGCAAGGCAACGATACAGGCGTACCATGCAGCCAGACGgccggtaagctagagaCACTGTTAGCGTTGTCGAGAAGCAGCATAGACGCTTGCACTTGCTGTCGCTATAGGGCCCCATATAAAAGTCGACACACTCATTGTAAACAAGACACCAGCACTGGATGCATTGATAACCACTGCTGTCGTACCGAAGTCGCCTGCAATCTGGTCCGCTGCGGAGAAAAGGGATGTGCTGCTAAAGGATGCCGATAAGGTGATGAACGATGTTGTGAAGACTACCAGACATTTTTGTGCCGTTGAGCTGTTGTAGGCAGGAGAGCATTCGTCCGGTTGTAGCGAGCTTGGAGTAGGGGGCTGCTTCTCGGATTGAGGTGTTTGACTCTCGAGGTCGAGTTGGGTAGGACACGCCATAATGTCTAGAGATGATCGAGGTATGCCATTTTCCATTTCCGATACAGTCCAGCGTCTGTCAGCAGCGGAGTCACATTCTGTTCCCGGGTATCCTAGCAAAATCCAGGATTGCAGCAAATCAGCCGGCTTCGTTGGCAGCGGCCGCTCAAAGCAAATGTTACAGTACTCGGCTGCTGCAAGACGCTGTACTCACAGGGACAGAGTCCTTAATATCCAGATGTAAATCGTTTGGTCGGTGAGGTATTTCGCTATGCCGAGTAGTGGATATCGAGTTTTGCATTTCTCGCTGGCAACGTGACGGACCAAAGGGGAAATTGTTCAAGCTACTTGCCTACCTGTGCTGTGTATGATGCTCACGGTCGCTACAGTTACAGCCCATCGGCAGAGCACCAGTCCATGTACATGTCCCAATGACATTCACCATGTGAGATGTGAGATGTTGTGCTTCCTCTTTCACACCAGACGCACTCCCCCTTGTTCCAGGAGAGCACTTGCCGCTCTCGCTCTCGCCTTTCGGCAAGATCGGGCCGACATCGCAGCCCAACGCGTGAATCACGAAAGGAGCACTACACACAtacagtcctgggcatagtTTTTACAGCCCCTGTATTTACGCTAACCCCTTCCGGCTATTCATGTCCATCTCAGGAGGTGTTGCTACCTTCAATCTCACTATCAAGAATGGGCCAAGCTTACACCTGAGGACATACAACGTATATGCAAGAGTATGCGAGACCGCTGCGAGGCAGTAATAGCCAACAATAGAGGACACACCAGGTGGTGAGCTACGCCAAGCAGTGGATACATCCTTCCTGATGAGGAAAGGTGGAAGAACAGGGGTTGTAAAAATtatgcccaggactgtaTCGAAGCATTTCTACAAAGGGCTCACGTCGATACTGCATCATCATCATCTCTGTGGTGACGACCAGGACCTATATCGAACATGGATCGTCAACATTATCACGACTCCAATTGTCCGAACCCAGTTGTCAGCGACCGAGGGCATGACAATTTGATACGGAATATCAGCTATACTACGAAACAGAGCATCAAAGCAATACCAACAGAAGACAAAGCATCAATCCCACCAGATCAAATTCGCTTACGGCCCTAAACGCTCCTACTAGTAGCCATAGCACATGTGGAAGTGCAAATGGTCGGAGCCATCTGAGTCATAATCAGAGTCGTCCTCTCCATCTCCACCCGGTGCACCACTTGCACTGCGGCCCATGTTTCCTCCCATGAGTCCAGTGCCGCTCGCTGCAGTGAGAGGGCTACGCATAAGACCGCCGCCAGCAGCGCCGTTCTGGGCGCCTTGGCCCTGTTGTGCACCTCCGGCCTGCTGGGCGCGCAGAGCGTCGAAGGGGTTGCCGTGCATCTGTCCGCCTCCCATTGGCCCCTGTCCGGCACCCATCAAACCTGCGCCTGGCATCATCGGTCGACGGCCACCCATCGGGCCCTGGCCGGTGCCCATCATGCTGTTGTTAGGGCTCCACGGATACATGTTCGTTCGTGAGGATGTTGATCGAAAGCTGTCGGAAGTTTGGCCAAAAGGGCTTTGGTAGTTCGGGAAGTCGTCGTGGTATTAGAGGATGTTTAACAGAGGGCATAAGAGGAATGAAAGGTAGAAATAGCAGTTTATGGTAGTGAGCGATACAGTAGTGTATATGGCTGGAGGCGAATGCTACTGCGCAGAATGCAGGATACGTAGTCACGGAGCTCAGGATTCGATCATGATTACAATGGTATGTCTGACCGGAAGCAGTGAATGTTTCCATTTTAAGGGCTTTTAGATTGGTAAGGGTTGCATAGACAGGAAATGCGCGTCATGTTGACCAAAGCTCCCAAAGTAATGTCGTTGACTACGCTGCGTACATAAAGAGGCGACGAAGGAGAACCACATCAATCAAAAAGTAACTAATTGACGTGTAACAAGGAACACCGCCCTCCAAATATCGAACGCTACTGTCGTGAAAATCACATGCCACCCATCCCACCGCCGCCAAATCCTCCCATTGGTCCCATCGGTCCTCCCATCCCTCCACCAAATTGTCCTCTCTGGCCCATCATATTTTGGCCACCCATCATCGCTCCACCCATGTGGGCGGCGCCAGGTTCTCTTAGCCTACGGTAAGTCCTATGAGGATATGTTGGCCCTCCCATTCCTCCACCAAAGTGCCCTCCTTGGCCCATCGTGCTTGGGCCACCCATCATATTTCCCCCCATCATCCCTTGGTTGCCCATCAGGTTTGGAGTACCCTGCATCCCTGCACCCATTCCGCCCATGGCGCCACCCATGCCCATCATGGGTAGTGCAAGACCGGATAAACCGGCAAGTGGGCAAGTGTAGGGAAATGCGCCTGCGTAAGGGGGGAAGGAGTTGGGGTTGTTCATTCTGAGAAAAAGCTTGGTCGATTCAGGTTGTCGTTGTGTGGGTTTCGTTGTGTTGTTTTCGTTGTCTGCAGGAGGTTCTTGTGCTGAGGAAGAGGATGAGGAAGGGAGAAAGATTGGAATGTGGATCTTTAAGTATAATGGGCAAGTGTGGAATACTAGGTATGAATGCTAATGTGAATATGACGAGAGGCGCTTCGTGCCGTTTATCGTTATGTGTAGAATGCGGTCTGCTGCTTCTGGGGTGTATCTCGTCACTTCATGTCTCTTCGCAGC
Above is a window of Fulvia fulva chromosome 6, complete sequence DNA encoding:
- a CDS encoding MFS-type transporter ppsE, coding for MACPTQLDLESQTPQSEKQPPTPSSLQPDECSPAYNSSTAQKCLVVFTTSFITLSASFSSTSLFSAADQIAGDFGTTAVVINASSAGVLFTMSVSTFIWGPIATLTGRLAAWYACIVALLFFTMAGALSPNLSTFIAFRVLSGFQGTFFHVTGQTILAEYFPPTSRGTATGFFLCGTVLGSPLGPLVAGVVVTYQSWRVILWVQVGMIAIGLLFSFLFLRKGCSPALIPKDDETTLMSHVVHALNPMKVLGLMKYPNVLLTDIACGLLAWSQYALLSSPRHILVSQFNLNTPLISGLFYLSPTAGFLFGTIIGGRFSDHTVRQWIKRRDGIRLPQDRLRSGFASFFFVIPAASLIFGWCIEEQVGGLAIPIVTAFFSAAGLLAALAGLNTYCAEVMPKRRSDAIASKYVVQYTFSALATATCVPMIDAIGVGWQSTISTILVLVAGGLCITVALYGINMQIWVDRKCSHGTGSEPVSTASSAVNTPTRT
- a CDS encoding putative glutamine amidotransferase DUG3 gives rise to the protein MCRWFAYISATEPCLLEDVLVSPKHSLVKQVSDHYLPKLLPHEHDGDSENDVKARNIVMNFDGLGIAWYTSSNADFELGKTGQSSDGLQKEVPSSLDAESWQVVPAKLKVQGLRPALYKTIQPPRNDSNFLSICANSETKVLFAHIRASSGTAIANINNHPFVFGRHAFMHNGSASDFQAIKRDVVNELSPATYNRVSGGTDSEHIAALYMSYLTKFGTASTFENEYPIAEMAAAMHRAVATIMAIQQKNFGSKKKPNSLNLCATDGSKLIAYRFRNHKTSQSPSLYYSTKAGMTLNRKYPDHASGIETPNRWAGIPEEQHGKHLIIASEPSTYKEEDWEVIGRNQFLIADADGVFKVEDCPYYEGWDAADPPPPPPGTVMP
- a CDS encoding Pre-mRNA cleavage factor Im subunit 2; translation: MSPGACCCYMYQWFLKHCSIMSTVTPAHQLSSVPAKDILPFQSRQQPAVRLYPLSNYTFGTKETQPEEDASVKDRLKRLEEYYEKHGMRRSCEAILVCHEHNHPHVLMLQIANAFFKLPGDYIPHDVDEIEGFKTRLNDRLAPTGSLAEKDDHDWNVFDTLAQWYRPNFETFMYPFLPPHVTRPKECKKLYFIQLPTEKVLSVPKNMKLLAVPLFELYDNSQRYGPQLSAIPHYLSRYRWEFVDEDGKIVSWTPGGEVDERVKTKILAGGENGHAESGADPDVKMETKGEEPAAA